In Flavivirga abyssicola, the following are encoded in one genomic region:
- a CDS encoding sulfatase-like hydrolase/transferase codes for MKNFTLKTIILMAVLMACNMSLEAQTAGTKPNVIVILADDLGYGDVGFNRDGSFPSELGVIPTPNIDNLANAGVICKNTHVAHPFCGPSRVAIMTGMMPHRIGAQYNLPNNITTTLGIPTNETYFPKLLQNAGYNTAAIGKWHLGFEEGSYQPLDRGFDYFFGFLGGGKGYFENGYEDNYYNRLGGSNPVTNEYQDPLWRNRGYVAETEFSDAVDEDYLTDVLTDEAISYISTNAASSDPFFMYVSYNAPHTPLQAPAAEIAQFKTDNPNFETLVRNSSYMYNANQVSDSKMEEAVRDDIGDAAFDAMTQPEKDAAIAAAREAKIEEFTQARITYATMVSNMDTNIGRIVTELKKDINEFNNTVIIFLSDNGGYTYSKGAVNYPLDALKGSVKEGGHKVPMFVHWPAQITSSATYNHQISSLDLYPTLVNLAGGTIPNGKIIDGTDFMDDLIAGNDTRTDEALLIMRPYNGFHNGGLAMGKWKIVKTGSNGLWKLYDIQNDPGETTDLRGTEPNAEQIIQDILDQAIAHVAEYKDVKPAWYDNDGNGSGHPHSFLWNDGTLPGYNRLFESSLLLLDSEISEISIEGITDAVEGEINGVFTVSLPQGVTASEDINITYTISGDATNTTDYSTLSGTVTILNGNNSANITIVPVVDGLDEISEMITITLQSTSTGSVNSTPANINLLDAIVPTTLTAGDIAIVGWKAGSGSGALAFILLKDITATTKISISNRSWKGSQDGWTGDYSIDDVWTWTAGASFSTGDIFKLDADGLVKQVTGNTEVVVGSTSHDHTGKTTETSDGDFDLATGGDGILMYQVDPFVLPTNPNSSSWITGLNTNGGWGTGGGNTFCALPTALTNGVNANAVGTDQDHGIYNGPLSGTPGQLRASINNSANWTTSESTGYSLWAFNETSAGVSGNIGTLGTLSLNKNKLDKLFTVYPNPAKEYFIVNFNKNINHADIEIVNLTGKTIKKERISKNKSFKVDVSNLPSGLYLLMVKAENNVVTIDKIAKI; via the coding sequence ATGAAAAATTTTACCTTAAAAACAATAATATTAATGGCAGTTTTGATGGCATGTAACATGAGCTTAGAAGCTCAAACTGCAGGCACTAAACCAAATGTTATAGTAATATTAGCAGATGATTTAGGATATGGAGATGTAGGTTTCAATCGTGATGGAAGCTTTCCTTCAGAATTAGGAGTTATACCAACTCCAAATATTGATAACCTAGCAAATGCTGGGGTTATTTGCAAAAATACACATGTAGCTCATCCATTTTGTGGGCCTAGTAGGGTAGCTATAATGACAGGTATGATGCCGCATAGAATTGGAGCACAATACAATTTACCTAATAATATCACCACAACTTTAGGTATTCCTACTAATGAAACTTATTTCCCGAAATTACTTCAAAATGCTGGTTACAATACAGCTGCCATTGGTAAATGGCATCTAGGGTTTGAAGAAGGTTCTTATCAGCCTTTAGATAGAGGTTTCGATTATTTCTTTGGTTTTTTAGGTGGAGGAAAAGGCTACTTTGAAAATGGCTATGAAGACAATTATTATAATAGATTAGGAGGTAGTAATCCTGTTACAAATGAGTACCAAGACCCTTTGTGGAGAAATAGGGGATATGTAGCAGAAACTGAATTTAGTGATGCTGTAGATGAAGATTATTTAACCGATGTATTAACAGACGAAGCCATTTCATATATAAGTACAAATGCCGCTTCTTCCGATCCTTTTTTCATGTATGTATCCTATAATGCACCACATACGCCATTGCAGGCACCAGCTGCGGAAATAGCGCAGTTTAAAACGGATAATCCTAATTTTGAAACTTTGGTAAGAAATAGTAGCTACATGTATAACGCGAATCAAGTTAGCGATTCAAAAATGGAAGAAGCCGTAAGAGATGATATTGGTGATGCTGCTTTTGATGCCATGACTCAGCCAGAAAAAGATGCTGCTATTGCTGCGGCTAGAGAGGCAAAAATAGAAGAGTTTACACAAGCCAGAATAACTTATGCCACTATGGTTTCTAATATGGATACTAATATAGGTAGAATTGTAACAGAGCTTAAAAAAGATATAAATGAGTTTAATAACACGGTGATCATATTCTTAAGCGATAATGGAGGTTACACATATAGTAAAGGAGCAGTAAATTATCCATTAGATGCGCTTAAGGGAAGTGTAAAAGAAGGAGGGCATAAAGTGCCCATGTTTGTACATTGGCCAGCTCAAATAACGTCTTCGGCTACATATAATCATCAAATTAGTTCTTTAGATTTATATCCAACATTGGTAAATCTTGCAGGAGGGACAATTCCTAATGGAAAGATTATTGACGGAACGGATTTCATGGATGATTTAATTGCCGGAAATGATACGAGAACTGATGAAGCTTTGTTAATTATGAGGCCTTACAACGGATTTCATAACGGTGGTTTAGCAATGGGTAAGTGGAAAATTGTTAAAACAGGTAGTAATGGTTTGTGGAAGCTATATGACATTCAAAATGATCCAGGAGAAACTACAGATCTTAGAGGTACTGAACCTAATGCAGAGCAAATTATTCAAGACATTTTAGACCAGGCTATTGCACATGTTGCGGAGTACAAGGATGTAAAACCTGCATGGTATGATAATGATGGTAATGGTTCTGGACACCCTCATAGTTTTTTATGGAATGACGGTACTTTACCCGGTTACAATAGGCTTTTTGAAAGTTCGTTACTATTGCTTGATAGTGAAATAAGTGAAATAAGCATAGAAGGTATAACAGATGCTGTAGAAGGAGAAATCAATGGTGTTTTTACAGTGAGTCTGCCGCAAGGAGTTACTGCTAGTGAAGATATAAATATTACCTACACAATTAGTGGGGATGCAACTAATACTACGGATTACAGTACACTATCTGGAACTGTGACTATATTGAATGGAAACAATAGTGCAAACATAACTATAGTACCAGTAGTTGATGGTTTAGATGAGATAAGCGAAATGATAACAATTACCTTACAGTCAACTAGCACAGGCTCAGTAAATAGCACACCTGCAAATATTAACCTTTTAGATGCTATAGTGCCAACAACTTTAACAGCAGGCGATATTGCTATTGTAGGTTGGAAAGCGGGGTCTGGAAGTGGAGCACTGGCATTCATCCTTTTAAAGGATATAACTGCTACTACTAAAATATCAATATCTAATAGATCTTGGAAAGGATCACAAGATGGTTGGACAGGAGACTATAGTATAGATGATGTTTGGACATGGACAGCTGGAGCATCATTTAGTACTGGAGATATTTTTAAATTAGATGCTGATGGTTTAGTAAAACAAGTAACAGGTAATACCGAAGTGGTTGTTGGTTCAACTTCACATGATCACACTGGAAAAACCACTGAAACCAGTGATGGTGATTTTGATCTGGCTACAGGAGGAGACGGTATATTAATGTATCAGGTAGATCCTTTTGTTTTACCAACTAACCCAAATTCTAGTTCATGGATTACAGGATTAAATACCAATGGTGGTTGGGGTACAGGAGGTGGAAATACATTTTGTGCACTTCCTACTGCTTTAACAAATGGCGTAAATGCCAATGCGGTTGGTACAGATCAAGACCATGGTATTTATAATGGTCCATTATCTGGTACGCCAGGGCAATTAAGGGCAAGTATTAACAATAGTGCAAATTGGACAACTTCTGAATCTACTGGATATAGTTTATGGGCGTTTAATGAAACTTCAGCTGGGGTATCAGGGAATATAGGGACGTTGGGAACCTTAAGCCTTAATAAGAATAAATTGGATAAACTATTTACAGTTTACCCTAACCCTGCTAAGGAATACTTCATAGTCAATTTTAATAAAAATATAAACCATGCCGATATTGAAATAGTAAACCTCACAGGAAAAACTATAAAGAAAGAACGTATTAGCAAAAACAAATCTTTTAAGGTTGATGTTTCTAATTTACCTTCTGGATTGTATTTATTAATGGTTAAGGCAGAGAATAATGTAGTAACCATCGATAAAATTGCAAAGATATAG
- a CDS encoding family 16 glycosylhydrolase, with the protein MFKNEHFFRKKAFLLVLIFLCSCATIRLSAQVYPNSDPSNSGVWILNTDISDEFEAASLDEVKWQIQGKDGIYKSNFKGRQPSQFSPNNALVEDGKLKIRTKWEPSFPFDSDCRTEGGVERCFENITTAAVISKQQFQYGYMEIMCKAANAEVTSSFWTTGFQSELDMFEMFGGHKTNAAWRKRLKFNMISWDPNNYYYLPDGNGPAYTENIQANENTADAFHIYGFDWTSEYVKVYIDGVLTSEIYKSDVTNNGADPEAWVTDVPYWVWVDSETFWWLGLPEEADLTTPVDYEIEYIRVWQENKISVTTTANASEPSTNGEFKISLPKGSLATQDITISYTVGGTASPDVDYSALSGTATIASGSNSTLVAINVLNDNEVEQDETVVITLTSASIGNINTTPTQINISDPATILTAGDIAIVGWKAEGNENGAVAFMLLKDITTGTKISFSNRSWKGTQDGWTGDYSIDDVWTWTATMAHNSGEILVLDSDGQVKTVTGGSQIVVGNTVHDLAGKIASSDDDSDFDLSDSGDSILVYQVYGTFSEPTDPNSSNWITGLNINGGWGTGGGNTFCALPTALTNGLNANAVGSDQDNGVYKEKLLGSMSLLRNMINNSSNWITDESLNYNLWSYNESLNSSPGDIGIAGTLSIDNIKDSNRISVYPNPINMSFSKDLYVSSPTTNHVGIYNIFGVKVIDQNKEADPLILPLEGLTSGVYFISLKSEAGTITKKIIIE; encoded by the coding sequence ATGTTTAAAAACGAGCATTTTTTTAGAAAAAAAGCATTCCTGTTAGTACTTATATTCTTGTGTTCTTGTGCAACTATTCGACTTTCAGCACAAGTTTATCCCAATTCCGATCCTTCAAATTCAGGAGTATGGATTCTTAATACAGATATCAGTGATGAGTTTGAAGCTGCTTCATTAGATGAAGTAAAATGGCAAATTCAAGGGAAAGATGGTATTTATAAATCTAATTTTAAAGGAAGACAACCCTCTCAGTTTTCACCAAATAATGCATTAGTTGAAGACGGGAAACTAAAAATTAGAACAAAATGGGAACCTAGTTTTCCTTTTGATTCCGATTGCAGAACTGAAGGGGGAGTTGAGCGTTGTTTTGAAAACATCACCACAGCAGCAGTAATAAGCAAGCAGCAATTTCAGTATGGTTATATGGAAATTATGTGTAAAGCAGCTAATGCAGAAGTTACCAGTTCTTTTTGGACAACTGGTTTTCAGTCTGAATTGGACATGTTTGAGATGTTTGGAGGTCATAAAACCAATGCTGCCTGGAGAAAACGTTTAAAGTTTAACATGATAAGTTGGGATCCCAATAATTATTACTATTTACCTGATGGGAATGGTCCTGCTTATACCGAGAATATTCAAGCAAATGAAAATACAGCAGATGCCTTTCATATATATGGTTTTGATTGGACTTCAGAATACGTAAAAGTTTATATTGACGGTGTACTTACTAGTGAAATATATAAAAGTGATGTGACGAATAACGGAGCAGATCCAGAAGCTTGGGTAACCGATGTGCCTTATTGGGTATGGGTAGATTCTGAGACTTTTTGGTGGTTAGGTTTACCTGAAGAAGCAGATTTAACAACACCGGTTGATTACGAAATTGAATACATACGGGTTTGGCAAGAAAACAAAATATCAGTTACCACTACAGCAAATGCTTCAGAACCGAGCACCAATGGGGAGTTTAAAATAAGTCTCCCTAAAGGCAGTTTGGCTACTCAAGATATAACCATTAGCTATACCGTAGGAGGTACAGCTTCTCCGGACGTAGATTATTCTGCATTATCTGGAACAGCAACAATAGCAAGTGGTAGTAATAGTACGCTTGTTGCTATTAATGTTTTGAACGACAATGAGGTGGAACAGGATGAAACCGTTGTAATTACTCTAACATCAGCTAGCATAGGAAATATAAATACAACGCCTACTCAAATTAATATTTCTGACCCTGCAACGATACTTACAGCTGGCGATATTGCAATAGTAGGGTGGAAAGCCGAAGGGAATGAAAATGGAGCAGTAGCCTTTATGTTGCTAAAGGACATTACAACAGGTACAAAGATTTCTTTTTCTAACAGGTCTTGGAAGGGAACACAAGATGGTTGGACAGGAGATTATAGTATTGATGATGTTTGGACATGGACAGCAACTATGGCTCACAATTCTGGCGAAATTCTTGTCTTAGATTCAGATGGTCAGGTGAAAACCGTTACAGGAGGTTCTCAAATTGTGGTTGGTAATACTGTTCATGATTTGGCTGGTAAAATAGCATCTTCAGATGATGATTCAGATTTTGATCTTTCAGACAGTGGAGATTCTATATTAGTTTACCAGGTTTATGGAACATTTTCTGAACCAACAGACCCTAATAGTTCAAACTGGATTACAGGGTTGAATATCAATGGTGGTTGGGGAACAGGAGGTGGAAATACGTTTTGTGCACTTCCTACCGCATTAACAAATGGATTGAATGCAAACGCAGTAGGTTCAGACCAAGATAATGGAGTTTATAAGGAAAAGCTGTTAGGAAGTATGTCTTTGCTAAGAAATATGATTAATAATAGTTCAAATTGGATTACAGACGAAAGTTTAAATTACAATTTATGGAGTTATAATGAGAGCTTGAATAGCAGTCCTGGAGATATTGGTATAGCAGGTACATTAAGTATAGATAATATCAAGGATTCTAATAGAATAAGTGTTTATCCAAATCCGATAAATATGTCTTTTTCAAAAGATTTGTATGTCTCATCACCCACTACTAATCACGTTGGTATCTATAATATTTTTGGAGTGAAAGTTATAGATCAAAATAAAGAAGCAGATCCACTAATACTACCTCTTGAAGGTTTAACATCAGGAGTGTATTTTATCTCTTTGAAATCGGAAGCTGGAACAATAACAAAAAAAATAATAATTGAGTAA